A single region of the Pseudomonas mandelii genome encodes:
- a CDS encoding 3-hydroxyacyl-CoA dehydrogenase, which translates to MNANKEKVVVVGAGLMGTGIAHAFASSGFSTVLVDTNAASLTSARASIEKILADGVRLGKVSEEKAQQSLANLLTCSDLSEAASGANWLVETVSEQLAVKKAVLAQAAPLLAPDAIIATNTSALSVTEIAASVECADRVIGMHFFNPVHKMKLVELVRGLATSDEVVARTRTLCEQIGKTSIIVNESPGLTTSRMSALLGNEAMWMLQEGTATAEDIDTALRLGFNHPMGPLELGDLTGWDTRLSVLRYLHQTLGEKFRPCPLIIKMVAAGRLGRKSGQGVYRYEEGKQVPGSGLKASAL; encoded by the coding sequence ATGAACGCCAATAAAGAAAAAGTAGTCGTCGTCGGTGCGGGTCTGATGGGCACCGGTATTGCGCATGCGTTCGCCAGCTCAGGTTTCAGCACGGTGTTGGTCGACACCAATGCCGCTTCCCTGACAAGCGCCAGGGCGAGCATCGAAAAAATCCTCGCCGATGGCGTGCGCCTGGGCAAAGTCAGCGAAGAAAAAGCCCAGCAATCGTTGGCCAATCTGCTGACCTGCAGCGACTTGAGTGAAGCGGCGAGTGGTGCCAATTGGCTGGTAGAGACGGTCTCCGAGCAGTTGGCAGTGAAGAAGGCGGTGCTCGCGCAGGCGGCGCCACTGCTGGCGCCGGACGCGATTATCGCGACCAATACGTCGGCCCTCAGCGTGACCGAAATTGCGGCGTCAGTTGAGTGTGCAGATCGTGTGATCGGCATGCACTTCTTCAACCCCGTGCACAAAATGAAACTGGTGGAGCTCGTGCGGGGGTTGGCGACCAGTGATGAGGTGGTGGCGCGCACTCGCACCCTCTGCGAGCAGATTGGCAAAACCTCGATCATCGTCAACGAATCGCCAGGACTGACCACCAGTCGCATGTCTGCCCTATTGGGTAACGAGGCGATGTGGATGCTGCAGGAAGGCACCGCGACCGCCGAAGACATCGACACGGCACTGCGTCTGGGCTTCAACCATCCGATGGGCCCGTTGGAACTGGGTGACCTGACCGGTTGGGATACCCGGCTGTCTGTTCTGCGCTATCTGCACCAGACCCTGGGTGAGAAATTCAGGCCGTGCCCTTTGATCATCAAAATGGTTGCTGCCGGGCGGCTGGGGCGCAAGTCAGGGCAGGGGGTTTACCGCTACGAAGAGGGTAAACAGGTTCCGGGTTCAGGGCTCAAGGCGAGTGCGCTATGA
- a CDS encoding thiolase family protein has product MKDIVIVDAVRTPIGKFRGSLAGVRADHLGSLVISRLLERADVSPTLIDDVIFGNVTQIGEQSANIARTALLGAGWPVTVPGLTIDRKCGSGEVAVHLAVGAIAAGSADIVVAGGAENMSRVPMGSNREIHGEAFGWMAAQRYELTSQGEAAERIADKWALSRDALDDFAFASHQRAAAASDAGYFDNEIVPVAVEEIREQVLTEPVAVLRYDETIRRDTSREKLSTLKTSFRPDTGRITAGNSSQISDGAAALLLMSAETAKKLGLRARARIVAFTTVGSDPTLMLTGPIAATQKVLSQAGLNINDIDLFEVNEAFASVPLAWMQETGVSHDKLNVNGGAIALGHPLGASGARLMTTLLNELERRGGRFGLQAICCAGGMGTATIIERLD; this is encoded by the coding sequence ATGAAGGATATCGTCATTGTTGATGCGGTCCGCACGCCAATCGGTAAGTTCCGAGGCAGCCTGGCCGGCGTACGCGCCGATCACCTTGGGTCGCTGGTAATCAGTCGTTTGCTGGAGCGGGCCGATGTGTCGCCCACGCTGATCGATGACGTGATCTTCGGCAATGTCACGCAAATTGGTGAGCAGTCCGCCAACATTGCCCGCACGGCCTTGCTCGGTGCCGGTTGGCCGGTCACCGTGCCTGGGCTGACTATCGACCGTAAATGTGGTTCGGGCGAAGTGGCCGTGCATTTGGCCGTTGGTGCTATCGCGGCGGGCTCCGCTGATATCGTGGTGGCGGGTGGCGCGGAAAACATGAGCCGCGTGCCCATGGGCAGTAACCGTGAAATCCACGGCGAGGCGTTTGGCTGGATGGCAGCGCAACGCTATGAACTGACCAGTCAGGGCGAGGCTGCTGAACGTATCGCCGACAAATGGGCGCTCAGTCGCGATGCGCTGGATGATTTCGCTTTTGCCAGCCATCAGCGCGCTGCCGCGGCGTCCGATGCCGGTTATTTCGATAATGAAATAGTGCCGGTTGCGGTCGAGGAGATACGTGAGCAGGTGCTGACGGAGCCAGTTGCTGTGTTGCGCTACGACGAAACCATTCGCCGTGATACATCGCGGGAAAAACTGTCGACGCTTAAAACCAGTTTTCGTCCGGACACCGGTCGAATCACCGCTGGCAACTCGTCACAGATCTCCGACGGAGCAGCGGCATTGCTGTTAATGAGTGCCGAAACCGCGAAAAAACTCGGGCTCAGGGCTCGAGCGCGGATTGTGGCGTTCACAACCGTCGGTTCCGATCCGACATTAATGCTCACCGGCCCGATTGCTGCCACTCAAAAGGTGTTGAGCCAGGCTGGGCTGAACATCAACGACATCGACTTGTTCGAGGTCAATGAAGCGTTTGCCTCGGTGCCGCTAGCCTGGATGCAGGAGACAGGTGTGTCGCACGACAAGTTGAACGTCAACGGTGGCGCTATTGCCCTCGGTCATCCATTGGGCGCCAGTGGTGCACGATTGATGACCACCTTGTTGAACGAGCTTGAACGCCGAGGCGGGCGTTTTGGCTTGCAAGCCATTTGCTGCGCCGGCGGTATGGGTACGGCGACCATCATCGAACGGCTCGATTGA
- a CDS encoding carboxymuconolactone decarboxylase family protein: MARLPLIPLDAMPSALQDAVERGRRSRMLSSTTPVQVWAHRPKVALAWLGLMESLHSDSLLDERLRELVRLKIASITTCQACQLARKSDAVTEEDIACMATDSESFTPAERAALRYAELFASDYLEIDDTHFLRLGEFFSDAQVAELGLYCALMLAGGRMTLVQQAY, encoded by the coding sequence ATGGCACGTCTACCGCTGATCCCGCTGGATGCCATGCCGTCTGCGTTGCAAGACGCGGTAGAGCGGGGCCGGCGCAGTCGCATGCTCAGTTCAACGACGCCGGTGCAGGTCTGGGCTCACCGACCCAAGGTAGCCCTGGCCTGGCTGGGTTTGATGGAGAGCCTGCACAGCGACAGCCTGCTTGATGAGCGTTTGCGCGAGTTGGTGCGGCTGAAAATCGCCAGCATCACCACTTGCCAGGCCTGCCAACTGGCGCGCAAGTCCGACGCAGTGACGGAAGAGGATATTGCGTGCATGGCCACAGACAGCGAGTCCTTCACGCCAGCCGAGCGTGCCGCGTTGCGTTATGCCGAGTTGTTTGCCAGCGACTACCTGGAGATCGACGACACGCATTTCTTGCGACTCGGGGAGTTTTTCTCCGACGCCCAGGTGGCAGAGCTGGGGCTGTACTGCGCCCTGATGTTGGCGGGTGGCCGCATGACACTGGTGCAGCAGGCCTACTGA
- a CDS encoding cytochrome P450, translating into MSTPAQNDLTKAFTDVASNYRGTSDIDLHATYRDMRANSPVLQGNFMASLGVPSIAGLDASRPTFTLFKYDDVMAVMRDAGTFTSGFIAEGLGAFFDGLILTAMDGDAHKNIRNLLQPVFMPETVNRWKETKIDRVIREEYLKPMVPAKGADLMDFALYFPIRVIYSLIGFPEDRPEQIEQYAAWALAILAGPQVDPEKAAAARGAAMQAAQALYDVVKVVVSERRAEGASGDDLISRLINAEYQGRSLDDHEIATFVRSLLPAASETTTRTFGTLMSLLLQNPDVLERVRNDRSLVNKAIDEAVRFEPVATFKVRQAAKDLEIRGVAIPKGAMVQCIVTSANRDEDAFENADKFDIDRKPKPSFGFGFGPHMCIGQFVAKTEINCALNAILDLMPNIRLDPDRPGPQIVGAQLRGPHYLHVLWD; encoded by the coding sequence ATGTCCACACCGGCGCAGAACGACCTGACGAAGGCTTTCACCGACGTAGCCAGTAATTATCGCGGTACCAGCGATATCGACCTACACGCGACTTACCGCGATATGCGCGCCAATTCGCCCGTGCTGCAAGGCAACTTCATGGCGAGTCTGGGCGTGCCGTCGATTGCCGGCCTGGATGCCAGTCGGCCGACGTTCACACTGTTCAAATACGACGATGTCATGGCGGTCATGCGTGACGCCGGCACCTTTACCAGCGGTTTTATCGCCGAGGGGCTGGGTGCGTTTTTCGATGGCTTGATCCTCACCGCAATGGACGGGGATGCTCACAAGAACATCCGTAACCTGCTGCAACCGGTATTCATGCCCGAGACGGTGAATCGCTGGAAAGAAACCAAGATCGATCGGGTGATTCGCGAGGAGTATCTCAAGCCGATGGTGCCGGCCAAGGGCGCCGACCTGATGGACTTTGCCCTGTATTTTCCGATCCGGGTGATTTACTCGTTGATCGGCTTTCCCGAGGATCGTCCCGAGCAGATCGAGCAGTACGCGGCCTGGGCGCTGGCCATCCTGGCGGGCCCGCAAGTCGATCCGGAAAAAGCCGCCGCGGCCCGTGGCGCCGCGATGCAGGCCGCTCAGGCTTTGTATGATGTGGTGAAAGTGGTGGTGTCCGAGCGTCGCGCAGAGGGCGCATCGGGCGATGACCTGATCAGCCGGCTGATCAACGCGGAGTATCAAGGACGGTCGCTGGACGATCATGAAATCGCCACTTTTGTACGCTCACTGCTCCCGGCTGCCAGCGAAACCACGACTCGCACCTTCGGTACCTTGATGTCGTTGCTGCTGCAAAATCCGGATGTGCTGGAGCGGGTGCGTAATGACCGAAGCCTTGTAAACAAGGCCATCGACGAAGCGGTGCGCTTCGAGCCTGTGGCTACTTTCAAGGTGCGTCAGGCCGCCAAGGACCTGGAGATTCGCGGTGTAGCCATCCCCAAAGGGGCAATGGTGCAATGCATCGTAACCTCAGCCAATCGCGACGAAGACGCCTTCGAAAACGCCGATAAATTCGACATCGACCGCAAGCCCAAACCTTCGTTTGGTTTTGGCTTTGGCCCACACATGTGTATCGGTCAATTCGTGGCCAAAACCGAGATCAACTGCGCACTGAATGCGATCCTCGATCTGATGCCCAACATCCGTCTCGACCCAGACAGACCCGGGCCGCAGATCGTCGGCGCACAGCTGCGCGGTCCGCACTATCTGCACGTGCTGTGGGACTGA
- a CDS encoding amidohydrolase family protein: protein MKVEDLILVSVDDHAIEPPNAFARHMPARFKGREPHVVKKGDRDVWVFEEQATGYMGLNSVVGRPKEEYGMEPLGYDQMRRGTWNIKDRVDDMNANGVLGSLCFPTFPGFAGQRFQVHADRDVSMAAIQAYNDWHLHDWCNAAPGRFIPLMIVPWWDMKAAAAEVERLAKQGVHALSLSDNPAIHGYPSIHSDYWDPLWKACSDNKVVICCHIGTGVKAQHASDLSPIDAWITSMPISIANSAADWIWAPMWKKFPDLRMALSEGGIGWIPYLLERADFTHRHHNAWTNSNFDGKMPSDIFNKHFITCFIEDNFGLKNLDYLNAEMVTWESDYPHSDCTWPNSPETAWEGLQHLPKEMIDKVTHLNAMREFSFDPFSIHGRENCTVGALRAQATHVSIEPALGLGGADHGRHDNKPVTSGDINAMFADADAQTAL from the coding sequence ATGAAAGTTGAAGATCTGATTCTTGTCAGCGTCGATGACCACGCGATCGAGCCGCCGAATGCTTTTGCTCGCCATATGCCTGCCCGTTTCAAGGGGCGTGAGCCGCATGTGGTCAAAAAGGGTGATCGTGATGTGTGGGTCTTCGAGGAGCAGGCCACTGGCTACATGGGCCTTAACTCCGTGGTTGGCCGACCCAAAGAGGAATACGGCATGGAGCCACTGGGCTACGACCAGATGCGCCGTGGCACCTGGAACATCAAGGACCGCGTCGACGACATGAACGCCAACGGCGTGCTCGGTTCATTGTGTTTCCCCACCTTCCCGGGCTTTGCCGGCCAACGTTTTCAGGTACACGCTGACCGCGATGTGTCGATGGCAGCCATCCAGGCCTACAACGATTGGCATTTGCACGATTGGTGCAACGCTGCGCCAGGCCGCTTCATTCCGCTGATGATCGTGCCGTGGTGGGACATGAAAGCCGCCGCTGCTGAAGTCGAACGTCTGGCCAAACAGGGCGTGCACGCACTTTCGCTGTCGGACAACCCCGCTATTCATGGCTACCCGTCGATCCACAGTGATTACTGGGACCCGCTGTGGAAAGCCTGCAGCGATAACAAGGTGGTGATCTGCTGTCATATCGGTACCGGGGTGAAAGCTCAACACGCTTCGGATTTGTCGCCTATCGACGCCTGGATCACCTCCATGCCGATTTCCATCGCCAACTCCGCCGCTGACTGGATCTGGGCGCCGATGTGGAAGAAATTCCCGGACCTGCGCATGGCGCTTTCCGAAGGCGGCATCGGCTGGATTCCTTATTTGCTGGAGCGTGCTGACTTCACCCACCGTCACCACAACGCGTGGACCAATTCCAACTTCGACGGGAAGATGCCCAGCGACATCTTCAACAAGCACTTCATCACCTGCTTCATTGAAGATAATTTCGGCCTGAAGAACCTCGATTATCTGAACGCCGAGATGGTCACATGGGAAAGCGATTACCCGCACTCCGACTGCACCTGGCCGAACTCGCCAGAGACCGCGTGGGAAGGGTTGCAGCACCTGCCCAAGGAGATGATCGACAAGGTCACTCACTTGAACGCCATGCGTGAGTTTTCCTTTGATCCGTTCTCCATCCATGGTCGGGAAAACTGCACGGTCGGCGCGCTGCGGGCTCAGGCCACGCACGTCAGCATCGAGCCGGCCCTGGGCTTGGGTGGTGCCGATCACGGTCGCCATGACAACAAGCCGGTCACTTCCGGCGACATCAATGCGATGTTCGCCGACGCTGACGCGCAAACCGCGTTGTAA
- a CDS encoding acyl-CoA dehydrogenase family protein, whose protein sequence is MAISQFSYSNIPPEAEALRTEVRAFILDTLADYPPTLSAQSWMGFDAEFSKKLGARGWVGMALPKAYGGGEAGPFARYVIIEELLAAGAPVSAHWIADRQSGPLINRFGTEQQKRHYLPAICRGESYFCIGMSEPNSGSDLASIKSTAVRDGDSWLVNGQKVWTTNAHHSQYMIALVRTGEKQAARHEGMSQFIVDLSLPGITIRPIRDLAGGEHFNEVFFDNVRLPADALIGTEGKGWDQVTAELAFERSGPERFLSCMALLKTLIDAVGKTPDALQAREIGRLSAKLLTLRNMSLSVTAQLAAGEHPAWAASCVKDLGNAFEQEIPEVAQLLLETEPRQDGGSEHARVLAYLTQMAPSFSLRGGTREILRGIIARGLGLR, encoded by the coding sequence ATGGCCATCAGTCAATTTTCCTACAGCAATATTCCTCCCGAGGCGGAAGCGCTTCGCACCGAAGTGCGGGCGTTCATTCTCGACACACTGGCCGATTACCCCCCAACCTTGAGTGCGCAGTCCTGGATGGGCTTCGACGCTGAATTCAGCAAGAAACTCGGCGCGCGAGGCTGGGTCGGCATGGCATTGCCCAAAGCGTACGGTGGTGGCGAGGCGGGTCCTTTTGCGCGCTACGTGATCATTGAAGAATTGCTGGCCGCCGGTGCGCCGGTATCGGCCCACTGGATCGCCGACCGGCAAAGCGGGCCGCTGATCAATCGCTTCGGTACCGAGCAACAAAAACGGCACTACCTGCCAGCCATTTGCCGGGGTGAAAGCTACTTCTGCATTGGCATGAGCGAACCCAATTCCGGCTCGGACCTGGCTTCGATCAAAAGCACTGCGGTGCGTGATGGCGATAGCTGGCTAGTCAATGGCCAGAAGGTCTGGACCACCAACGCGCACCATTCGCAGTACATGATTGCTTTGGTGCGTACCGGTGAGAAACAAGCAGCCCGGCATGAGGGCATGTCGCAATTTATCGTCGACCTGAGCCTGCCCGGCATCACCATCCGCCCGATTCGCGATCTGGCCGGTGGCGAGCACTTCAACGAAGTGTTTTTCGACAATGTGCGGCTGCCCGCCGATGCCTTGATTGGCACTGAGGGCAAGGGTTGGGATCAGGTGACCGCTGAACTGGCCTTCGAACGCAGCGGCCCTGAACGTTTCCTCAGTTGCATGGCGTTGTTGAAAACACTGATCGACGCAGTGGGCAAGACCCCTGACGCACTACAAGCGCGGGAGATCGGACGGCTGTCGGCCAAGCTGCTGACGCTGCGCAATATGTCGTTGTCGGTCACGGCACAGTTGGCGGCGGGTGAACATCCAGCCTGGGCGGCCTCCTGTGTGAAAGACCTTGGCAATGCTTTTGAGCAGGAAATCCCCGAGGTAGCCCAGCTGTTGCTGGAAACCGAGCCACGGCAGGACGGCGGCAGCGAGCATGCACGCGTGCTGGCCTACCTGACACAGATGGCGCCCTCATTCTCACTGCGCGGGGGCACTCGCGAAATTCTGCGCGGCATCATTGCCCGCGGCCTGGGGTTGCGATAA